The genomic segment cttttctcttggataaatgcATAAGACTGGAATGGCTAGGTCATTTGGCAGATGTTTACTTACCTTTTTACAAACCGCTAAGCTGTTTTCAAAGTGGTTTTATCATTTTACATCCCTAGTAGCAGTATACGAGAGTTTCTGTCCCCCCatatcctccccaacacctggTATGGCCAATCTTTatacttttagccattctagtttgtatgatgtggtatctcattgtggtttaaatttacatttacttAATGACAAattttgttgagcatcttttcatgtgctttttgttttgtttcgtttatcttctttggtgtcTACTCAagtcttttgcatattttttaatagattgtaCGCTTGGAtctatggtccattttgagttaatttttttgtatggAGTAAGGCATGGAgtccaagttcatttttttccatacaaTATCCAATTACTTTAGCACCATTTCCTAAAAAGGCTATTCTGTCTCTACTGAACTGCCTCTATaactttgttaaaaatcaattgcCCATGAATGTGTGGGTCTTTTTCTagactctctcttctgttccattattctatttttacagcaataccacactgtcttaaatGCCGTAGCTTTATATAAGTCTTCAGATTAGATAATATTAATtctccaattttattcttctctttcagaAGGCTATTTTTGGTCTGTTGTATTTTAGTAggaattttaaagtgaatttatctatttctaccttaaaaaaaaaggctgctgAAAATTTTAtagtgattgcattgaatttatcgattaatttggggagaattgacattttaataatattgagaCTTCTAATGCTTGAATATGATATATCTTCCCATTATTTAGATCATCTTTTATTTCTCCCAGCAATGGTTTGTAGTTTTTAATGCAGAAATCTttgtttaaagatatatttatttgagagagaaagagagcaagtgcgagagggggaaggggtagagggagagactcttcaagcagactccttgctcagcgcaGGTCCTGATGCAGGTCTCCatctaacgaccctgagatcatgacctgagtcaaaaccaagaatcagatgcttaacaaactgagccacccaggtgccccaatgaagAAATCTTTTACATCTTTAGCTTGATTTATCCCCAAGCATTTCAAAATTGTTTATGCTGTTGtcaatagtgtgtgtgtatatatgtgtgtgtgtgtatcatatacacacatatatattatttatgtatattatttaatatattattatgtgtataataataatatatatattattatttcaacTTCCAATTGTGTGTTACTGGTATATGGAAATACAGTTGAtctttgtatattgatcttatattctGCTACCAAATGAAACTTTCTTCTTAGTTCTAGGAACTTTTTGTAGATTCCATCAGATATTTCTACCCAGACAAGCATGTCATCTATgtataaagacagttttacttcattTCTACTATGGATGacttatttcttcttgaattgaGGCTTAGTAATGTTGGAAGTCCAGGGACCTGAGTTTTAATGCCAACTTTGCTATAACTAGCTGTGCAACCTTTGGCAAAttgctttccctctctgaacCCCAGTCACCCTGTAAAGTGATCCATGTTCTCTCCCACTTCTAACATTCAGTGAGACAAAGAATGCTTTCTGAAAGGTATTAGCACTCTAGTTGTAATCCACGgcttcctgcctccaggcctcTGAGTTCTACCTTCTTCCCGTTAAGCAGTTGACTCATCCTGCTCAAGACAGTTGAGTTGAACTGGAGGGTGTCACCTCTTCTCCTCCCAACCTTCCAGTGAAATAAGGGAGTGGCTGTATTCAGTCATCTTTTTACCGTTTGCTCTGCTGCCTCCTATTGGCAAAGCCCAGTCTTCAGGGTGAGTTATCTGTGTTCTGGCAAAAGCCAGAGCATTTAACTCAGGAAAAAATCAGGTGAGAGCCACATACATAGAAAAAGCAATTTcactgggtatttttaaaaattttgtcattACACACATTTCATCCTTTTGCTTTTGAATTCAGTCCTTATCAATAATGTAATGTGGTACAAAGATAGGATAGGCTAAAAAGCTGAAAAGACACAGTCCTGTCCTTCAGGAACTTGAGTCCAACAAGAAAATGGTCCATTCTCTATCTTTTTGAGAGAGGGGTAGGCAGACAAAGCTACGCTGGACTATGTTGAAGAAGGCCTGAAtccttaaaaataaggaatttggGCAAACCCAAGCTATGATTGGAATGAGAGATAGAGTggatgtttttattcttttgagttACCCTGCATCTAGATCTCATTTTTAGGTTTGGGAGCTACCTCTCATTCTGAGAAGGAGCCCACTCCCATCAGAGGGAAGACTTGTCCAGTCTTCCCGGCATCCAGGGCACCCTCTAGGCCTACCCAACCAGATGTGCTCACCCCAAATTCTGAATCCAAACCTGGTGATACAGGAACCATGCAAACTCCTTCTGGCGATGGAAGACAGCAGCAGCTACATCTGATCCCCTGAGTCAGTTGTAGCACATCTCGTTTCTAGAATTCAGAATCACCTGTTTCAactctttcattttacaaatgcagTGTGGACTAAATTAAAACCAACCAAATGAGAACAGGTAAaggctatttattcagagcttgtTATAGCAAAGAAGTCAGCTATTATCACTTGTGTTTTAACACAGACTTGAAGGCCTGCGGGAGTGGGAAAGCTTTACAGTAGGAAACAAGAAAGCCTTTGGGTATGCCTTGATTGGCATGGGGAAGCTCTCGGTGGGCTGACTAGAAGCAGGACATCCTATGTGATTGGTTAGGAGTGCATATTTGGCTTTCCTGGTTCATGCTAAGTTAGGAGTGGGAACAAAATATGGGGAATCTGTCAGTTACCAATCAAATCATGACCATCAAGGGACCAATTGCTACAGGGGCTATGGTTTGGCTTCTGGGCTGGGTGCTGTAGGCAATGGGTTGGTTTCCTATGCTGCAGATTGTAGAtcagaattctatttttacatatggTCTAACCACTGTCCATTTGTATATTCCATCTCTCAGCAGAAACTGAGACCTGGAGAGGTAGAGTAACCAGAACTGATAGGTCAACATGAGGTTTGGCATATTTATCTTGTGACCTCCAAAGGAACTTACATTCTGCTTGTTGAGGAGACCAGGTTTAGACCATGGAAAAATGAAGGTCCACACAGATGTCATAGAGAGTAGTTGCACCAGGAAGTTTGAGTTAGCACTACAGCTTGGTAGAAAGACTCATCACCTTCCTCTCAAGGCAGATATAGGCAGGACTTCTGTTGATCAAGGGCTCTCTATAGACTGGACATTCTGTCCAGATGGCGAGGTGAAGTGGTCAGATGCATGGTTCTCCAGTCTTCCTACTGTATTCATAGTTTGCCTCCACCATTGTAAGCTGTGTGAACTTAAACAAGATACTTTACCTTTCTGGTCTTCAGCTTCATCAtatgtaaaatggcaataatcaGAGCTATCTCATCATGCTTGTATACAAATTAAATGAGTGGGCACTTAACAACACACTTAGAACAGTACCTAATATGTAATAAGTGTTTGTTCAAGTTAGCTATGACAATCCCACTTAGTATTCACATCAACCCAGCATGGTAAGTAGTATAACCTgcactttgcagatgaagaaacaaaggataCTTATGTCACTTCCCCAAGATAGTGGTTGTCAAAGTCAGGATTTTTATTCATGTCTCTATGAAGTCATCacacatttttccttcctactgtACCTCCAAACTCGAGATGCCATTGTTAGAAAAGTGAACAGTACAGTGGGAAGCATATAGGGCTGTGGTATCAGGGTGCACACATTCAACTCTTGGTTCTGCCCCCTTGCACAAATTACTTACCATCTCTGAGCACTTTATCCTTTGCAAACTGGTAACAATActatctacctcacagggttgtctTAAGGATTGAATAATATGATATATGTGAAGTTCCCAATACAGTGCCTGACACGTGATGAGTACTTAATAAAGgacaataatcattttaattgTTGGAGTCAGAAGTGACAATCATAAACCATTCTTTAGAGACTGTCCCTCACTGGCCCCACCTTTATGAAGTTTTCCCTTTACCCATAACCTGATGACTTCTTCACTGCTGAATTCCCTATTGTTGGTACTATGATAGGTCAAGCAATGACTTGGAGGAAGAAATGGGTCTTGCTGGGGAGAGGACTAGATAGGCAAAGAGGTAACAAGTCATTGCTAACATGGTAATGTATAGTCCCAAAAGACCCAGGCTTCCCATGGCCCAGACTTCCAGAAGAGTCAGAAACGTTTCCCAGGAAACAAATGGAGGAATTTCATCCTTGGCTGTGGGGTCAACCTGTGACACACCCATCTGGAAGACTCACACCCTTGGCAAGTAAAACCAGCTTCTTCCTTGCTATCCAATGTCTCTTGGAGGTGGTTGTTCCAATTTTAACACCGAGTTCAGTGAAGTTGCCTCCTCAACTATTCCTTGAGAGTTGAAGCTAAGTTATTTGTCAGATTGGTCATAGAAAACCAGGATACATGCAACTGGAAGGTATGATAGAAGACAGGTGAGATGGAGTAAAAATCCAATAGCAAATAGGTAATAATTATGTGGAATATGAAAGCAGAAGGTGTCTTGTTTTCAAAGGAACATAAAAAACCATGtcttccggggtgcctgggtggctcagatggttgagcgtctgccttcggctcaggtcatgatcccagggtcctgggatcaagtcccgcatcaggcttcctgctgtgtggggagcctgcttctccctctgcctctctctctctctctctgactcccatgaataaataaataaaacattaaaaaaaaaacatgtcttccatcaccccaaaaggtaGATATTAtcatcctgttttccagaaggagaaactgaATTCCAAGAAGGTTAAGTTTTACAGCCCAAATCACTCAGGTATTGAGGGTTGAGTCATGATTTGGATCCAAGAAAAAAGATCTGGGAAAAATACACCTAAATGTTTAAGAGTGGATAATAGGTGatctaaattttcttctttatgtttctctgtattttccaaactttctctCTTGGGCAGTTGTTACTTGTATAAtgagaagagaaattaataaagttatttaaacttCATCAAGGCCCAAGCTGAGGGCTGAGAGCAGAAGCCAGAGGCAGTGAGGGGAGCTGGCTTTGGGAGCCGGGACATCAGCGTTAGTCTGCTGTTCATTAAATTGGGAAAACTAAACTGCTAAGCTGGGGTGCAGTTcagagtgaggtggggaggaaggaggcaaaCGGCCAGTGCCAGAAGAGCTTAGCGAAGCTCAACATGTAAGGGGCCTGATTAGAGAACACTGACTTAGTAGTTGGTCACAAAGACAAAGACTTGATCCAGAAACAACCTAGACCCTGGGGCTGGCCAGAATACAAAGTAGAAGAGCCTCAAGATAGTGTTCATGTACTAACGTGGGCAAGGCTCAGTAACTACACTTTACGTCTGTGTGTTCTTAACCCTTATAATAGAGCCTTCTGCCCACTGTAATTTGTGTTGCAATCAAGGCTCTGATTGCAAAAGTATTAGAacctaaaatgagaaagaaaaccaggCACAGAGATGACAGTGCTCAAAGCCAACAAGGTGAAAGCAGACTGAAGCCCTTCACTTGGTCACAGCCCCTTTATGTAGAGGGCAGAGCTGTGGGATCAGAGATGTGAGTCAATTAAGACATAGAGCTGGGAATACATTCAGTAAGAGAAAGAAGGCCCAGGTTCCCACTGGCCTCTTTCTTCCCCAAAAGAGCAAGAAGTCCCTAGGTAATAAGAGATTCAAGGTCTCCCTACCATTGTTTTTGCTCCTGAAGCATTTCCAAACTCCACAGAGATATTAtgcaaagaaaactttatttgtagAAATACATTTTGGCCGTACAGGATTCCATAGCAAGTATGGGGTTGGGGAGTTGAGTGGGGGTGGTCAGTAATTGTAAGATAAGTCTGCAATTTCACATCAGAACTCCTTCCACAACCCACACTTAGTAGCCATTAGTTCACTTTTAAATATCTCACAGAGTCTTGGCAGTCAGTAAATGTGCCCTTAATTTAATAAAACGAATAACACCCCTAGCCACCCCTCTAGAATTTAGAGGGTTTGTTTACTTTACGAAAACCTGCATGAAAACCTGTAGTCAGGTTATAAATATCATCCGTGAATTTTTTAATAAGTCTTGTcttcacaaacaaaaataaataagttaattagcaaaaataaatgaatatattaactAATAAATACACCCAACAGTAGAAAAGATATTACCAAAATCTTATAAAACCATGGGCTAGATTAAGGGTGGGAACACATGGAGACAACCACAATAAGgaaccaaataataaataaataaataataaacacaatgACCAGCACTAAATTATATAGCAGCGAGATGGTGGTTTGGGGTCATGCCTCCGCCAGTACCAAGGACTGGGACTCTTGGCCAGCACTGCTGCCAGTAAGGTTATCACTCTCCTCCTATTTCATCTCCTCCATCCATTGCAGGAGAATGTTGAGCTCTCCCAAAGCCTTCACCACTGCTGCCTGAGGCGTAAGCTGAAAGACACAACTTCTGTGGTGAGCACCTCATAAAGAGACAGTATGCACTCCCGGGTTAATTCTCCCCTTTCATTGGTAGGTCTGCAGGGGATTGTAAGCATAGTATTCTTTTCAAGGTGGAGAGCTTGAAAGAAGTTGTGGAATCTCGAGATCtcacaagaggaaggaaaatcatGGAGTCCATTACATAGGGAAACTGAAGCCTAGAGGGTGGCAGAATTCGGACTACAACCCAAGCCTCTTGAATCACAGACATCAAAGTAATtaggctgttttgttttgttttgttttgttttgttttgttttgtttttaagaaaggtgtgtgtgtgtgtgtgtaagggttGACTACTGTGCAACTTCAATTgaacaaatgtttgttgtgtTAAGCATTGGGCTCCCTAGGGATTCAAAGATGAATGGCACAATCCCTGCTGACAGGGAATTCAGGCAAGTGAAGGAGACAGAAGCAGACAACTAAAATGTAGTGTGGTGGGTAGAGGATGGAGTCCCCATGGGATCACAGGAGAGGCGCCTAACTTTGGGAGAGTAGTCAGTACCTTCCTGGAGGTGATGCCTAGGATGAGTCTcaaaggatgagtaggaattagTCAGTGAGGAGTAGACTCCAGGCCTTCCTGGCTGATGTGCAAAGGCACCAAGATGAGAAACAACATGGCATGTTTTTGAGGGTATGTATAAGTGTGTGAATGTTGGAAAACTATTGCCTCTTATTTGTACAGCTGGAAGATCCACATGTCTCTGGAGTGACTTGATGGAATTAGGGCCATTTCCTCTAGAATCCCAGAGCATCTTCCAGAGACAGCACCCTTCTAGAGCCTGGATGGGTGTCCCCTGGGTTAAAGCAGAGGGGTGGTCCACATGACCTCAGAGAGTTACTGAGGGCTACAGGATTTCTACCAGTATGAATAGCCATCCCATCTATCTGTGATCTCAGTTCTAAAAAACACACCCATCTTAACCAAGGCCAAAATTGCATATACCTCTTTGAAGTGACTCAGAATCTGGCTGTATTTCTCCATTGCTTCCTCTCCACAAGGGCATGTCATATGGGCATGCTGAAAAGAATGCCGCAGAATAATAGATTTTATTAAAGAATCTGATTTTCTGCCCTTGTCACTACTGTGAAGTAACAGAAATTCTACTCTTTCACCTACATTCTTGCACATACTCCATTCTTATAGAAAAGTCTTTTCAGATCTCATCATTGGGGATCAGAAAACTAATCATAAGCTAGAAGAAGAGGCCAGTTTTATAGGCTCAAGTATGGAGCTCTTTGTTGGATCCCCAGGTCCTATTCAGACCTTATCTTGTTATTGAGTCCAATGGCTTGCTGAGTGGCTGCCTGGACACAGGATACACTAATATATCGTAGGATCTTTCACCTACAGAAAAAGTGTAATTTCATGGATAATAGATAATTTACCTGAATATTAAATAGCATTCTGTAGCTATTTAGACTTTTTGCCTGGAGCATATACCCAAAAGTCAGTAAAACTGAGTTCTTATTACCTAGTCACATGGCACAACACAGATTTTGAGAACTTTTGGACTCAGTTTTTCTATCCATTAAATGGGAGTAAGAAAGAGCTTGGTTGCTAAGTCATTGAAGTTATGTGCAGCAATGGATGTTTTTACCCAAGACCTTTACTCACACAGAGCCGGAGGTCCTTCTTGATGGTAAGAAAAGAGTTGGCAAGACTGCTGGTCTTCCGGAGGATATGGTGGTCAGGAGTCTGATAGTTTTTGAATACCTTGTCCAGGTAGAGTCTCAGTATATGGCGGAGTAGGCAGCACTGATCTGCAGGCTACAAAGAAGACTAGTATGTTGGTGGGGGAAGAGCATCCAGGGACAAGACCCAGGGTGATGGAGATGCCTCCGATTTACATTTCCTCTCAGAACTTTATGGACCAAGCACATACCTTTGTGTCTTGCAAAGACTCAGTCTTCCTCAAGATTCTGATATCAATGATTTCATCTTTGGCTTGCTAAATGGAAGAATGCAAGACAAGAAAGGACAGGTCACTGATGACTGCCAGGTCTTAGACATCAAGACCTCTCATCCTCTCCCTGCCACACAGCCCAGCAGACAGTGTCCCTTTCCAAAACACTCTTAAATTGTGAACTACAGCTGTTTCTTGGGAACACATCCTCCCTGGTAAGGAGTCCCCAACCTATCTCTTTTTGTGATCACACTGCTGGGCTGCcagaggacagagaaagacaagtagagaagaagagagacagcTACTGGAACAGGGAGGGGTTGCCTCCCTCACTTACCACACTGTCTCGTATCTCAGAAAATCCACTTTGCATTTCCTGAAGGTTTGTGTTGATCACACAGCTTCCCAAATGGAGTGTCTTCAGCCCAGCAGAAGGTGTCCAGAAGAGATAAAATgcagcagagagaaggcagatgGGAAGACCAGAGGCTTTCATCTTGTGCCAGAATCTGAAGACCAAAAGAGCTAGGAAttcaaaggaaagagaatgacttactggttttcccaacatcatGTCTTAAGAAGGCAATTCAGTCACCAGGGACATGCCTTCGCCAGGTGTCCCCTGGTGAAACTCAATAGCTTTGTCTGGCTTTGGACAGTCTGGCCCTTTCATCTAACTTACTAAGAAAAGCTGCTGAGCCTCCTGGAAGAAAAGACTCTGGGTGTTTGTTCAGGGTCTGAGTGTGAGTTGGTGCTACAGGTCCTGACTCCTTTATTCTGTCCCTATCCCAGCCCCATCGTCATTGCCCAGCAGGTAAGGCCTAGAGCAGCAGGCCCTTGCAGTGAGTAGACAGAGGATTACATTTCAGGGAAAATGTTAAAACTTGTTTTGGCGAATTGACGTATACAGTCTTCCCTTCCAGAATGCCGATGTAGCTCACTCTTCTGGTCCCTTTAAGCCCGAAGGGGACCTGCAGGAAAACAGAATCTCATAGAAGCTGTTGCTGAGCCACCAAAAACACGCAGGGAAAATTGTCTGTGGATATTATGGCCACCCCCCAGGGCAGAAGAGCTTAGCTCTTTGGTATTTGTCTGGGATCAGGTTGGTTATTTGGGGATAATAGATTTATTTCAGCCCCAAAGGCAAACAGAAAGTCAATGATTTCATAACAGTCCTACTGCCAGGGACAGTCAAGATCTGATGGGCAATTAGCCCAGTTACACCTAACACTTCTCCCTCCTGAGGTGTCTGAGCTCCACAGCACCCTCTACAGGAAGGCTAGAGTCAGGCACATCTGAAAGGAATGCAAGAGGGTGCTCTAACTCCTGGCTCTGCCCAGGCCCCccgaaaaaggagaagaaaggcaggaagggaactCATTTCTTCTTGGGATAGGCTGCTCCTATCCCCAAACTTCTGAGTTTTAAGATAAATTATAATGGGCTGGGATTAGGGTGAGGAGAACAAAGCACTCACCTCGAGCACAAAATTTAAGGGGCACCAAAAATCTCAATAATCAAgataagttaatattttaatgcaacatcagaattaatgaaaaaaatccatgatgaacaacatatcaacattttaaacaaGGACAGAAGCTGACAGTGCCATGCTGAGACATACTGGCTAAAAGTTCCCATCAAAGTAGGTGgtcccagtttgcccaggactgaggggTATCCCAGGACACAAGACTTTCAGTTTCAAAACTGGGGAAGTCACAGGTAACCTGAATGCTTTAGTCACCCTACAGCTAcgtgaccctgggc from the Halichoerus grypus chromosome 7, mHalGry1.hap1.1, whole genome shotgun sequence genome contains:
- the IL20 gene encoding interleukin-20 isoform X1; translated protein: MKASGLPICLLSAAFYLFWTPSAGLKTLHLGSCVINTNLQEMQSGFSEIRDSVQAKDEIIDIRILRKTESLQDTKPADQCCLLRHILRLYLDKVFKNYQTPDHHILRKTSSLANSFLTIKKDLRLCHAHMTCPCGEEAMEKYSQILSHFKELTPQAAVVKALGELNILLQWMEEMK
- the IL20 gene encoding interleukin-20 isoform X2; this translates as MKASGLPICLLSAAFYLFWTPSAGLKTLHLGSCVINTNLQEMQSGFSEIRDSVQAKDEIIDIRILRKTESLQDTKPADQCCLLRHILRLYLDKVFKNYQTPDHHILRKTSSLANSFLTIKKDLRLCLTPQAAVVKALGELNILLQWMEEMK